In Spirosoma sp. KUDC1026, the sequence GAATGTAAAAATCTGCGCATCGCACGCGGGTGTTACGTTAGGGGAAGACGGCGCTACACACCAGATTCTGGAAGATCTGGGCATGATGAAAATGCTGCCTAACATGACCGTCATCAACCCCTGCGACTACAACCAGACCAAAGCGGCTACCCTGGCGATTGCCGAGCATGAAGGTCCGGTTTACCTGCGTTTTGGTCGTCCGGTTATCCCCGTATTTACCCCTGCCGATCAGAAATTTGAGATTGGTAAAGCGTGGCACGTCAACGAAGGTACCGCCGTTTCCATCTTCGCGACGGGTCACCTGGTCTGGGAAGCCATCAAAGCCGGTGAAATCCTGGCTGCGGAAGGAATTGAAGCCGACATCATCAATATTCACACGATTAAACCGTTAGACGAAGAAGCGATTCTGGCATCGGTGAAGAAAACGGGTTGTGCAGTTTCAGCCGAAGAACACATGCTGAACGGCGGCCTGGGTGACAGCGTAGCGCAGGTTCTGGCCCGTAACTATCCAGCTCCGCTGGAGATGGTGGGGGTACATGATACGTTTGGCGAAAGCGGTACGCCCGACCAACTGATGGAGAAATACGGGCTGACGGCCGACAAAATCGTTGAGTCGGTGAAAAAAGTCATGGCACGAAAATAGCGCCATGATTCCGGCAGGGAATCAACTTATTCCTGCTAACAGACGAGAACTGCCCATTGCCAGTTCCATTTGATTGATAATGACTGACGAAGAAATCCTCACTAAATACCGCGATCCGTCGAGCCGGAACTATGCCTTTAATCTGCTGGTGCGCAAGTACCAGCAGAAAATTTACTGGCACATCCGGAAAATGGTTATTGACCACGATGATGCCGACGATCTGGTGCAGGAGACGTTCATAAAAGTCTGGAACAGTCTGGAACAGTTCCGGGGTGACAGTCAGTTATATACGTGGATATACCGCATTGCGACCAACGAGTGTCTGAACTTCCTGAATAAGAAACGCCGGCGCTTTTTTCTGCCCATTGGCGATGTAGAAGGCGAGCTGATGGAGAAGCTGGAAACCAACGCCGATTACGTTACGTCCGGCAGCGAACTCAGTGGCGAAGATGTACAGATCAAGTTACAGAAGGCATTGCTGAAGCTACCCGACAAACAGCGGCTGGTCTTCAACATGAAGTATTTCGATGATATGAAATACGAAGATATTGCGGAAATTACCGGTACGTCGGTGGGTGCCCTGAAAGCATCGTATCACTTTGCGGTCAAAAAAATTGAGGAGTATCTAACGAAAACAGACACAACCGATTAAACCCCGGCTTCTTCCGGTTGTCAAACCAGGAAGAAGGCAGATTGTGTGACTTGTGCCCGATAGATTATGAACGAGAAAAATCCTTTCAGACTCGACGAATTACCCCCTGAGCATCCGCTTCGG encodes:
- a CDS encoding transketolase family protein, which encodes MKKFEYTEKKDTRSGFGAGIAELGRSNPKIVALTADLAGSLKLETFIKENPERFVQCGIAEANMIGVSAGLTIGGFVPFATTFANFATGRVYDQIRQSVAYSNKNVKICASHAGVTLGEDGATHQILEDLGMMKMLPNMTVINPCDYNQTKAATLAIAEHEGPVYLRFGRPVIPVFTPADQKFEIGKAWHVNEGTAVSIFATGHLVWEAIKAGEILAAEGIEADIINIHTIKPLDEEAILASVKKTGCAVSAEEHMLNGGLGDSVAQVLARNYPAPLEMVGVHDTFGESGTPDQLMEKYGLTADKIVESVKKVMARK
- a CDS encoding RNA polymerase sigma factor translates to MTDEEILTKYRDPSSRNYAFNLLVRKYQQKIYWHIRKMVIDHDDADDLVQETFIKVWNSLEQFRGDSQLYTWIYRIATNECLNFLNKKRRRFFLPIGDVEGELMEKLETNADYVTSGSELSGEDVQIKLQKALLKLPDKQRLVFNMKYFDDMKYEDIAEITGTSVGALKASYHFAVKKIEEYLTKTDTTD